In Paludisphaera mucosa, one DNA window encodes the following:
- a CDS encoding tetratricopeptide repeat protein: MLARTRRLVRGTLAIAAALIVGPGALGEDARVGDLVVLRPGVAIEPEGVARAALAGEAVVYEVGRIDGDRLRLISERYHDPGWARIGDVLSLDDAVALHTEALRVDPRRVDALIDRARIWSTKGEHAKAMADVDAAVAIDPSKASDRVFIRARKGDLQATIDECEDLLRDDPDDAEILALRGSIHLARGDLDRASTDFDAAIRLDANHSNARFHRAQLRTKRGDDDGATADLDARIRLVPNDPRGYFLRGEIRRRRGDLPGALGDFDAAVRLAADAEAFVAREALFFRGLTRLRLRDHDGAIADFDRVSSLGGAWSPWARVGKVAALYAAGRAGTVAEARSAIVATSWEGGAPIYAATLGHLAAKKAGDPAAAKALLDEAVGRADRKRWPYPAIRFLLKKPIDTAEKRAEAKVVGNAPFIVPRFTPNGAFFDDLHGEQTLLQEAGDSMRGEAIAWIAIDHLADGRVQLAPAYLARLRSAREWGPIQIVALTMLEDLEASELAH; encoded by the coding sequence ATGCTTGCGCGAACTCGGCGGTTGGTTCGTGGGACGCTCGCGATCGCGGCGGCCCTGATCGTCGGCCCCGGGGCCCTGGGCGAAGACGCCCGGGTCGGCGACCTGGTCGTGCTCCGACCGGGCGTCGCGATCGAGCCCGAGGGAGTGGCCCGAGCCGCTCTGGCCGGCGAAGCCGTCGTCTACGAGGTCGGCCGTATCGACGGCGACCGCCTGCGGCTGATCTCCGAACGGTATCACGACCCCGGCTGGGCACGCATCGGCGACGTGCTCTCGCTGGACGATGCGGTCGCCCTTCATACCGAAGCACTTCGCGTCGACCCGAGGCGCGTCGACGCGCTCATCGACCGCGCCCGCATCTGGTCCACGAAGGGCGAGCACGCCAAGGCCATGGCGGACGTCGACGCCGCCGTCGCGATCGACCCGAGCAAGGCCTCCGATCGCGTCTTCATCCGGGCCAGGAAGGGCGACCTCCAAGCTACGATCGACGAATGCGAGGATCTCCTCCGCGACGATCCCGACGACGCCGAGATCCTCGCTCTGCGAGGGTCGATCCACCTGGCCAGAGGCGATCTCGACCGCGCGTCGACCGACTTCGACGCCGCGATTCGCCTGGATGCGAACCACTCGAACGCCCGTTTCCACCGGGCCCAACTCCGAACGAAGCGCGGGGACGACGATGGGGCGACGGCCGATCTCGACGCCCGCATCCGACTCGTCCCGAACGATCCGCGGGGATACTTCCTGCGAGGAGAGATCCGGCGACGCCGCGGCGACCTCCCGGGCGCGTTGGGGGACTTCGACGCGGCGGTGCGCCTCGCCGCCGACGCAGAGGCGTTCGTGGCCAGGGAGGCCCTTTTTTTCCGCGGCTTGACGCGCCTTCGGCTCCGAGACCACGACGGGGCGATCGCCGACTTCGATCGGGTGTCGAGCCTGGGGGGCGCCTGGTCGCCTTGGGCGAGGGTCGGCAAGGTGGCGGCCCTGTACGCCGCCGGCCGGGCGGGCACCGTCGCCGAGGCTCGCTCCGCGATCGTCGCGACGTCCTGGGAAGGAGGGGCCCCGATCTACGCCGCGACGCTTGGGCACCTCGCGGCGAAGAAGGCCGGCGACCCGGCCGCGGCGAAGGCCCTGCTCGACGAGGCCGTCGGCCGCGCCGACCGGAAACGGTGGCCGTACCCGGCGATCCGCTTCCTGCTCAAGAAACCAATCGACACTGCGGAGAAGCGGGCCGAGGCGAAGGTGGTCGGCAACGCCCCCTTCATCGTCCCGCGTTTCACGCCGAACGGAGCTTTCTTCGACGACTTGCATGGCGAGCAGACCTTACTCCAGGAGGCCGGGGATTCGATGCGTGGCGAGGCGATCGCCTGGATCGCCATCGACCACCTGGCCGACGGCCGCGTGCAGCTCGCACCGGCGTATCTCGCCCGACTTCGAAGCGCACGCGAGTGGGGTCCGATCCAGATCGTCGCCCTGACGATGCTGGAGGACCTCGAAGCGTCCGAGCTCGCACATTGA
- the gpmA gene encoding 2,3-diphosphoglycerate-dependent phosphoglycerate mutase has translation MSKIVLLRHGESIWNKENLFTGWYDVDLSDQGKVEAKRAGELLKAEGFTFDVAFTSVLKRAIRTLGMALDELDLLWIPIEKSWKLNERHYGALQGLNKAQTAAKYGDEQVLVWRRSYDTPPPPLEESDPRYPGSDPRYAGLTKAEIPTTECLKDTVARVLPYWNDTIAPAIKSGKKVVIAAHGNSLRALVKYLDGISDDDIVGLNIPTGIPLVYELDAHLKPIKNYYLGDQAEIAAKAAAVAAQGKAK, from the coding sequence ATGTCGAAGATCGTCCTGTTGCGCCACGGCGAGAGCATCTGGAACAAAGAGAACCTGTTCACGGGCTGGTACGACGTCGACCTGTCGGACCAGGGCAAGGTCGAGGCCAAGCGGGCCGGCGAGCTGCTCAAGGCCGAGGGCTTCACGTTCGACGTCGCCTTCACGTCGGTCCTCAAGCGGGCGATCCGCACCCTCGGGATGGCGCTCGACGAGCTGGACCTGCTCTGGATCCCCATCGAGAAGTCGTGGAAGCTCAACGAGCGGCACTACGGGGCGCTCCAGGGGCTGAACAAGGCCCAGACGGCCGCCAAGTACGGCGACGAGCAGGTCCTCGTCTGGCGCCGCAGCTACGACACGCCGCCGCCGCCGCTGGAAGAGTCCGACCCCCGCTACCCCGGCTCCGACCCCCGCTACGCCGGCCTGACCAAGGCCGAGATCCCCACGACCGAGTGCCTGAAGGACACCGTCGCCCGGGTGCTCCCGTACTGGAACGACACGATCGCCCCGGCGATCAAGAGCGGCAAGAAGGTCGTCATCGCCGCCCACGGCAACAGCCTGCGGGCGCTCGTGAAATACCTCGACGGCATCTCCGACGACGACATCGTCGGCCTCAACATCCCGACCGGCATCCCGCTCGTCTACGAGCTGGACGCCCACCTCAAGCCGATCAAGAACTACTACCTCGGCGACCAGGCCGAGATCGCCGCCAAGGCCGCCGCCGTCGCCGCCCAGGGCAAGGCGAAGTAA
- a CDS encoding serine/threonine-protein kinase: MNPSRLRLSIQIFQDLLDLAPGRRPAELAERLGRDPAMLAEVASLLDQHDAAEAEGFLATLAPPTTEPGPDAPVSTGLPTEPDDEAATFPPGTRIGPYELEAEVGRGGMGVVYRARRDEPYRQRVALKLVARALSHVSTHRFDAERQSLADLEHPHIVRLLDGGTTERGEPYLVMEFIDGVAMDAYTRGCASSPRACAALLASVVDAVAYAHARGIVHRDLKPSNVLVTAGGVPKVTDFGLARPFQGSGPAVATRDGRLSGTPGYMAPEQILGEPGRNLPGVDVYALGAILYRLLTARHPHRAPTPLETCLRAVSREPEPIRRLNPAAPRDLATIAAVAMAMEPSRRYPSAAALGDDLRRFLAGEPVRARPISRAERLGRWVVRYRRGVAAWSLTVLSLLVGTLIALTQANRDLGRVNNLLIGITSDYAAAMERLASAGGLADPKFHLQFEEFSRALDRLTNSRGGEAALDDLQYHGALAHFQLARSYQTQRRKESATEHYEKSVDVLRRLARSRPDRPAFRYELFRALFCEANHVAGDDGERSVALHREALDVVTRLARAFPVELDYRDAEAHQHQNLGGVLTPICWDEGVAHFKEAVAIAEELSSLPGAKPMYRRNIALASGKLADKLHLRGEPDEAEPFARRAVEVDAELLRDAPDDASYQEEHAGHLLTLALIRAHLGDLEAAEVLIEGASAIRDRLAGRFPESIGHVDRACDALRMRAEARLARGRAAAALADFEALESRLDRFLGSRGEAGAPVYVHHSARTASLDRARAERLAALAPPILKSSPKSDLARFALARALGVLGRDAEALTMLTTEAPADRRARPASLLAAAAAEARLGRMDSARARFDEGSKALGLDHADCLFLARFRLEVAGQLGVPIPPAEAAAPPPSNPRAPR, encoded by the coding sequence ATGAATCCGTCGCGGCTTCGGTTGAGCATCCAGATCTTCCAGGACCTCCTGGACCTCGCCCCCGGGCGCCGGCCGGCGGAGCTGGCCGAGCGCCTCGGCCGCGACCCGGCGATGCTCGCCGAGGTGGCCTCGCTGCTCGACCAGCACGATGCGGCCGAGGCCGAGGGGTTCCTCGCCACCCTCGCGCCGCCGACCACCGAACCCGGCCCGGACGCCCCCGTCTCCACGGGCCTCCCGACGGAGCCCGACGACGAGGCGGCGACGTTCCCCCCGGGGACGCGGATCGGTCCCTACGAGCTGGAGGCGGAGGTCGGCCGCGGCGGGATGGGCGTCGTCTACCGGGCGCGTCGCGACGAGCCCTACAGGCAGCGCGTGGCCCTGAAGCTCGTGGCCCGGGCCCTGTCCCACGTCTCGACGCACCGGTTCGACGCCGAGCGGCAGTCGCTGGCCGACCTGGAGCATCCCCACATCGTCCGCCTGCTCGACGGCGGCACGACGGAGCGCGGCGAGCCCTACCTGGTGATGGAATTCATCGACGGCGTCGCCATGGACGCCTACACGCGCGGATGCGCCTCGTCGCCCCGCGCCTGCGCCGCCCTGCTGGCGTCGGTCGTCGACGCGGTGGCGTACGCCCACGCGCGGGGGATCGTCCACCGCGACCTGAAGCCGTCGAACGTGCTGGTGACGGCCGGGGGCGTCCCCAAGGTCACCGACTTCGGCCTGGCCCGGCCGTTCCAGGGGTCGGGACCCGCGGTCGCCACCCGGGACGGGAGGCTCTCGGGGACGCCCGGCTACATGGCCCCCGAGCAGATCCTGGGCGAGCCGGGGCGGAACCTGCCGGGCGTGGACGTCTACGCCCTGGGCGCGATCCTCTACCGCTTGCTCACCGCCCGCCACCCCCACCGGGCGCCGACTCCCCTGGAGACGTGCCTCCGGGCCGTCAGCCGCGAGCCCGAGCCGATCCGGAGGCTGAACCCGGCCGCGCCCCGGGACCTGGCCACGATCGCGGCCGTGGCCATGGCCATGGAGCCCTCCCGCCGGTACCCGTCGGCGGCCGCCCTGGGCGACGACCTGCGGCGGTTCCTCGCCGGCGAGCCGGTCCGGGCGCGGCCGATCTCGCGGGCCGAACGCCTGGGGCGCTGGGTCGTGCGTTATCGCCGGGGCGTGGCGGCGTGGTCGCTGACGGTCCTGTCGCTGCTGGTCGGGACGCTCATCGCGCTCACGCAGGCGAACCGCGACCTGGGGCGTGTGAACAACCTCCTGATCGGGATCACCAGCGACTACGCCGCGGCCATGGAACGGCTGGCCTCCGCGGGGGGCCTGGCCGATCCCAAATTCCACCTCCAGTTCGAGGAGTTCTCCCGGGCCCTCGACCGCCTCACGAACTCCAGGGGGGGCGAGGCCGCCCTGGACGACCTGCAATACCACGGAGCCCTGGCCCACTTCCAGCTCGCCCGGTCGTACCAGACGCAACGGCGGAAGGAGTCGGCGACCGAACACTACGAGAAGTCCGTCGACGTGCTGCGCCGGCTGGCGCGAAGCCGCCCCGATCGGCCCGCGTTCCGCTACGAACTCTTCCGCGCGTTGTTCTGCGAGGCCAACCACGTCGCCGGCGACGACGGCGAGCGGTCCGTCGCCCTGCATCGCGAGGCCCTCGACGTGGTGACCCGGCTGGCCCGCGCCTTCCCGGTCGAGCTCGACTATCGCGACGCCGAGGCCCACCAGCATCAGAACCTCGGCGGAGTCCTGACGCCGATCTGCTGGGACGAGGGGGTCGCCCACTTCAAAGAGGCCGTCGCGATCGCCGAGGAGCTGTCGTCCCTCCCCGGGGCGAAGCCGATGTATCGGCGCAACATCGCGCTGGCGTCGGGGAAGCTCGCGGACAAGCTCCACCTTCGAGGGGAGCCCGACGAGGCCGAGCCGTTCGCCCGCCGGGCGGTCGAGGTCGACGCCGAGCTGCTCCGGGACGCCCCCGACGACGCGTCGTATCAGGAGGAGCACGCGGGGCACCTGCTCACGCTCGCCCTGATCCGGGCCCATCTCGGCGACCTCGAGGCGGCTGAGGTCCTGATCGAAGGGGCGTCGGCGATCCGCGATCGGCTGGCCGGCCGCTTCCCCGAGTCGATCGGGCACGTCGACCGCGCCTGCGACGCGCTCCGGATGCGCGCCGAGGCCCGCCTGGCGCGCGGCCGCGCGGCCGCGGCGCTGGCCGATTTCGAAGCCCTGGAGTCGCGCCTGGATCGCTTCCTCGGCTCTCGCGGCGAGGCCGGCGCGCCGGTGTACGTCCACCACTCCGCCCGGACGGCGTCCCTCGACAGGGCCCGCGCGGAACGCCTGGCCGCCCTCGCGCCCCCGATCCTGAAGTCCTCACCGAAGTCGGACCTCGCCCGGTTCGCCCTGGCACGGGCGCTCGGGGTCCTGGGCCGCGACGCCGAGGCCCTCACGATGCTCACCACCGAGGCGCCCGCCGATCGCCGCGCCCGCCCGGCGTCCCTGCTCGCCGCCGCCGCCGCCGAAGCCCGCCTGGGCCGGATGGACTCGGCCCGCGCCCGCTTCGACGAGGGCTCGAAGGCCCTCGGCCTCGACCACGCGGACTGCCTCTTCCTGGCCCGCTTCCGCCTCGAGGTCGCCGGGCAGCTGGGAGTCCCGATCCCGCCGGCAGAAGCGGCGGCCCCGCCCCCCTCCAACCCTCGCGCGCCTCGTTGA
- a CDS encoding sigma-70 family RNA polymerase sigma factor, which produces MSRGLEGGSDADSGWGSTGPESLVAVLTGLRRKARGLLVAGGSLGPSDLVGEAAVRLLRDARVRRHPDPRYVYRAGVRAMRRILIDRFRARMRHKRGGALRRVPLDAAAEAVDCARRGAEAHDLSEAVARLGAFAARQAEAVRLCYFERMTAAEAAAKLGLSKRAVEQDLSYARAWLRRELSGGS; this is translated from the coding sequence ATGTCGAGAGGACTCGAAGGCGGTTCGGACGCGGATTCGGGGTGGGGCTCGACGGGGCCGGAGTCGCTCGTCGCCGTCCTGACGGGGCTGCGACGGAAGGCCCGCGGCCTGCTGGTCGCGGGGGGGTCGCTGGGGCCGTCGGACCTCGTGGGCGAGGCCGCGGTGCGGCTGCTGCGGGACGCCCGGGTGCGGCGGCATCCCGACCCTCGCTACGTCTACCGGGCCGGGGTCCGGGCCATGCGCAGGATCCTCATCGACCGGTTCCGCGCCCGGATGCGGCACAAGCGGGGCGGGGCGCTCCGGCGGGTCCCGCTCGACGCGGCGGCCGAGGCCGTCGACTGCGCCCGTCGCGGGGCCGAGGCCCACGACCTCAGCGAGGCCGTCGCGCGGCTGGGCGCGTTCGCCGCGCGGCAGGCCGAGGCCGTCCGGCTCTGCTACTTCGAGCGGATGACGGCCGCCGAGGCGGCGGCGAAGCTGGGCCTGTCGAAGCGGGCCGTGGAGCAGGACCTGAGCTACGCCCGGGCCTGGCTGCGGCGCGAGCTGTCGGGCGGCTCCTGA
- a CDS encoding laminin B domain-containing protein → MNRLLSIIVAGLVLIAPRASADVVSTFDLGDEGWDVVDLGELGSDPPLLLAREATYRSTGGVSGGYIEAEDDDGSWWFFSAPEKFLGDLSGFFGGSISLALSAIADDGIDYPVAVLVGDGVALYAVGPPPGLAWTSYTIALDPSAWRIDGYLDDVHPTTDQFRAVLANVTAMYIDGDWLTGPDRTGLDDVRLSAVPEPSSVVALALGMSGLAGCRLRRARRRRPTRAGMPRNRRASRAGGES, encoded by the coding sequence ATGAATCGGCTCCTCTCGATCATCGTTGCGGGCCTCGTGCTGATCGCCCCCCGGGCCTCGGCGGACGTCGTCTCGACGTTCGACCTGGGCGACGAGGGCTGGGACGTCGTCGATCTGGGCGAACTCGGGAGCGATCCTCCCCTGCTGCTCGCCCGCGAGGCGACGTATCGGTCGACCGGCGGCGTTTCGGGGGGATACATCGAGGCCGAAGACGACGACGGGTCGTGGTGGTTCTTCTCGGCCCCGGAGAAATTCCTGGGCGACCTCTCGGGCTTTTTCGGCGGCTCGATTTCCCTCGCGTTGTCCGCGATCGCCGACGACGGGATCGACTACCCCGTGGCGGTCCTGGTCGGCGACGGCGTGGCGCTGTACGCCGTCGGCCCGCCCCCCGGCCTGGCGTGGACGTCCTACACCATCGCCCTGGACCCTTCCGCCTGGAGGATCGACGGCTATCTCGACGACGTGCACCCCACGACCGACCAGTTCCGGGCCGTCCTGGCGAACGTGACGGCCATGTACATCGACGGCGATTGGCTGACTGGCCCGGACAGGACGGGGCTGGACGACGTCCGCCTGAGCGCCGTCCCCGAACCGAGCAGCGTCGTCGCCCTGGCGCTGGGGATGTCCGGGCTGGCGGGCTGCCGTTTACGTCGCGCCCGGCGACGGCGACCGACTCGCGCCGGAATGCCGAGAAACCGCCGGGCCTCGCGCGCCGGCGGAGAATCCTGA
- a CDS encoding LamG domain-containing protein, with translation MKNRVGSASRVRPLMLALLALGLAPDALKADVLLDLSFNGSLQGARGERPVTATGVSFVPGVGGGAARFDDGNQLTYEAAGNIDPFVGTLEFVLRPDWNGDDGRNHVFLTWGGSGGMVFAKDAANNLRGIFNRYGENGDPETGVPGVINVSDWKAGASIYLVYTWDDAAKQLGLYINGRLMSSGAFSFDLPAIAEPLIQIGGNDFQPGNLGGSLDELRISDVALTAAEVEARYAALTAVPEPSSVVLGLCGLGILGAWTVSARRRRG, from the coding sequence ATGAAGAACCGCGTTGGATCCGCCTCCCGCGTCAGGCCGCTGATGCTGGCCCTCCTGGCCCTGGGCCTCGCGCCGGACGCCCTCAAGGCCGACGTGCTGCTCGACCTGTCTTTCAATGGATCGCTCCAGGGCGCCCGGGGGGAGAGACCGGTCACGGCGACGGGGGTTTCGTTCGTCCCGGGCGTCGGCGGCGGCGCCGCCCGGTTCGACGACGGGAATCAGCTGACCTACGAGGCCGCGGGCAACATCGACCCCTTCGTCGGCACGCTGGAGTTCGTCCTGAGGCCGGACTGGAACGGCGACGACGGCCGGAACCACGTCTTCCTGACGTGGGGCGGGAGCGGGGGGATGGTCTTCGCCAAGGACGCCGCCAACAACCTCCGCGGGATCTTCAACCGCTACGGCGAGAACGGCGACCCGGAGACCGGCGTCCCCGGCGTCATCAACGTCTCCGACTGGAAGGCGGGCGCGAGCATCTACCTCGTCTACACCTGGGACGACGCGGCCAAGCAGCTGGGCCTTTACATCAACGGCCGGTTGATGTCGTCGGGCGCCTTCTCCTTCGACTTGCCGGCGATCGCGGAGCCTCTCATCCAGATCGGCGGGAACGACTTCCAGCCCGGGAACCTCGGCGGTTCGCTGGACGAGCTGCGCATCAGCGACGTCGCGCTGACCGCCGCCGAGGTGGAAGCTCGATATGCCGCCTTGACCGCCGTCCCCGAGCCGTCGAGCGTGGTCCTCGGCCTGTGCGGCCTGGGGATCCTTGGAGCTTGGACCGTCTCGGCCCGACGGCGTCGCGGATGA
- a CDS encoding beta strand repeat-containing protein: protein MFDRRLDNLFRSLRRRPRRPAPRITLGLERLDDRITPTVSAVFGAGALSIFGDSLNNTITIGRTAAGAIQINGGAVAILGGVPTVLNTTSISAFGLGGNDVITLNEANGALPKANLFGGAGNDTLTGGSGADLLFGQDGNDTLLGKGGVDFLFGGVGNDTLTGGDADDQVFGEGGDDRMIWNPGDDTDLNEGGAGVDTVEVNGGNGAEAFTITPNGTRVRFDRVNPAPFSIDVGTSEKLVVNANGGDDAITGSNGLAALIQLTIDGGTGNDTILGGDGADFIFGGDGDDFIDGNRGNDTALMGAGNDVFQWDPGDGSDTVEGQAGTDSMLFNGANVNEVFDVSANGGRVRFTRNVANIVMDLDDVEGIDLNTLGGADSTTVHDLSGTDLTEINVNQAGTLNGTTGDGAADSVTVEGTNGDDVIDVFGAGSSYAVVGLPVLVNVSNSEGANDSLAVNARGGNDGVTASTLPAGVVQLAIDGGAGNDTILGSRGADRLLGGDDDDFIDGQQGDDVAFMGAGNDVFQWDPGDGSDTVEGQGGADSMLFFGANIAENIDVSANGGRVRFFRDVANIVMDLDDVERIEFRALGGADNVVVGDLTGTDLTRLDVDLRGPGGGGDGAADTVTVNGTQGADAFGAAGDAGGINVFGLHTVVNIFHQEQANDRLTLNGLGGADTINASSLEADGIALTINGGLGVDLMLGSEGDDLINGGDGDDVALMGQGDDTFVWNPGDDNDTIEGQAGFDTMLFNGANIAENIDVSANGGRVRFFRNVANVTMDLNDTEAITFNALGGADNIVVNDLSGTDVTEVNLNLAGAIGGTAGDGSADTVTVNGTNGDDVIQVAGDALGAQVLGLSAAINITGAEAANDRLIVNALAGSDVVEASGLAGSGPRLTADGGTGDDVLIGGDGNDSLLGGDGDDVLIGGPGADVLDGGTGDNVLIQG, encoded by the coding sequence ATGTTCGACCGTCGCCTCGACAACCTGTTTCGCAGCCTCCGTCGTCGGCCGCGACGGCCGGCCCCCCGCATCACGCTCGGCCTCGAACGGCTCGACGACCGCATCACGCCGACGGTCTCGGCCGTGTTCGGCGCCGGCGCGTTGAGCATCTTCGGCGACTCGCTGAACAACACGATCACGATCGGCCGCACGGCCGCCGGCGCGATCCAGATCAACGGCGGCGCCGTCGCGATCCTGGGCGGCGTCCCGACCGTCCTCAACACGACGTCGATCTCGGCCTTCGGCCTGGGCGGCAACGACGTGATCACGCTCAACGAGGCCAACGGCGCCCTCCCCAAGGCCAACCTCTTCGGCGGAGCCGGCAATGACACGCTCACCGGCGGCTCGGGCGCCGACCTGCTCTTCGGCCAGGACGGAAACGACACGCTGCTGGGCAAGGGGGGCGTCGACTTCCTCTTCGGCGGCGTCGGCAACGACACGCTCACCGGCGGCGACGCCGACGACCAGGTCTTCGGCGAGGGCGGCGACGACCGGATGATCTGGAACCCGGGCGACGACACGGACCTGAACGAGGGCGGAGCCGGCGTCGACACCGTCGAGGTCAACGGCGGCAACGGCGCCGAGGCCTTCACCATCACCCCCAACGGGACCCGCGTCCGCTTCGACCGCGTCAACCCGGCCCCGTTCTCGATCGACGTCGGCACCAGCGAGAAGCTCGTCGTCAACGCCAACGGCGGCGACGACGCGATCACGGGGAGCAACGGCCTGGCCGCCCTGATCCAGCTCACGATCGACGGCGGCACCGGGAACGACACGATCCTGGGCGGCGACGGCGCCGACTTCATCTTCGGCGGCGACGGCGACGACTTCATCGACGGCAATCGCGGCAACGACACCGCGCTCATGGGCGCCGGGAACGACGTCTTCCAGTGGGATCCGGGCGACGGCAGCGACACCGTCGAGGGCCAGGCCGGCACGGACTCGATGCTCTTCAACGGCGCCAACGTCAACGAGGTCTTCGACGTCTCGGCGAACGGCGGCCGGGTGCGGTTCACCCGGAACGTGGCCAACATCGTCATGGACCTCGACGACGTCGAGGGGATCGACCTCAACACCCTGGGCGGCGCCGACTCGACCACCGTCCACGACCTCAGCGGCACCGACCTGACCGAGATCAACGTCAACCAGGCCGGCACGCTCAACGGGACGACCGGCGACGGCGCGGCCGACTCGGTGACCGTCGAAGGCACCAACGGCGACGACGTCATCGACGTCTTCGGCGCGGGGAGCTCCTACGCGGTGGTCGGCCTGCCGGTCCTCGTGAACGTCTCCAATTCCGAAGGGGCGAACGATTCGCTCGCGGTGAACGCCCGGGGCGGCAACGACGGCGTGACGGCCTCCACGCTCCCCGCCGGCGTCGTCCAGTTGGCGATCGACGGCGGCGCGGGGAACGACACGATCCTGGGCAGCCGCGGCGCGGACAGACTCCTGGGGGGCGACGACGACGACTTCATCGACGGCCAGCAGGGCGACGACGTCGCCTTCATGGGCGCCGGGAACGACGTCTTCCAGTGGGATCCGGGCGACGGCAGCGACACCGTCGAGGGCCAGGGCGGCGCCGACTCGATGCTCTTCTTCGGCGCCAACATCGCCGAGAACATCGACGTCTCGGCCAACGGCGGCCGCGTCCGCTTCTTCCGCGACGTCGCCAACATCGTCATGGACCTCGACGACGTCGAGCGGATCGAGTTCCGCGCCCTCGGCGGGGCCGACAACGTCGTGGTGGGCGACCTCACCGGCACCGACCTGACGCGCCTCGACGTCGACCTCCGCGGGCCCGGCGGCGGGGGCGACGGGGCGGCCGACACGGTCACGGTCAACGGCACCCAGGGGGCCGACGCGTTCGGGGCCGCGGGCGACGCCGGCGGGATCAACGTCTTCGGGCTCCACACGGTCGTCAACATCTTCCACCAGGAGCAGGCGAACGACCGCCTGACGCTGAACGGCCTGGGCGGCGCCGACACGATCAACGCCTCGTCGCTCGAGGCCGACGGCATCGCCCTCACGATCAACGGCGGCCTAGGCGTGGATCTCATGCTCGGCAGCGAGGGCGACGACCTGATCAACGGCGGCGACGGCGACGACGTGGCCCTCATGGGCCAGGGCGACGACACCTTCGTCTGGAACCCCGGCGACGACAACGACACGATCGAGGGCCAGGCGGGATTCGACACCATGCTCTTCAACGGCGCCAACATCGCCGAGAACATCGACGTCTCGGCCAACGGCGGCCGCGTCCGCTTCTTCCGCAACGTGGCCAACGTGACGATGGACCTGAACGACACCGAGGCGATCACCTTCAACGCCCTGGGAGGCGCGGACAACATCGTCGTCAACGACCTCTCGGGCACGGACGTGACCGAAGTGAACCTGAACCTCGCCGGCGCCATCGGCGGGACGGCGGGCGACGGCTCGGCCGACACGGTGACCGTCAACGGCACCAACGGCGACGACGTCATCCAGGTCGCGGGCGACGCCCTGGGGGCCCAGGTCCTCGGCCTGTCGGCCGCGATCAACATCACCGGCGCCGAGGCGGCCAACGACCGGCTGATCGTCAACGCCCTGGCGGGCTCCGACGTGGTCGAGGCGAGCGGCCTGGCCGGGAGCGGCCCGCGCCTGACCGCCGACGGCGGCACGGGCGACGACGTCCTCATCGGCGGAGATGGGAATGACAGCCTCCTCGGCGGCGACGGCGACGACGTCCTGATCGGCGGCCCCGGCGCCGACGTCCTCGACGGCGGCACGGGCGACAACGTCCTGATCCAGGGCTGA